The Fragaria vesca subsp. vesca linkage group LG2, FraVesHawaii_1.0, whole genome shotgun sequence genome includes a window with the following:
- the LOC101312499 gene encoding myb-related protein 308-like, with the protein MGRSPCCEKAHTNKGAWTKEEDDRLIAYIRAHGEGCWRSLPKAAGLLRCGKSCRLRWINYLRPDLKRGNFTEEEDELIIKLHSLLGNKWSLIAGRLPGRTDNEIKNYWNTHIRRKLLTRGIDPATHRPLNETTTPTTQDSATTTTTISFAASSAIKEEDQKISTSSIGIVSSRDSLISPVQEKCPDLNLELRISPPSQIKPADQSLKSGGRRAFCFSCSMGLKDSKSCSSCGIDNIGATSAGTSNIAYDFLGLKNGVLDYRSLEMK; encoded by the exons ATGGGGAGATCTCCATGCTGTGAAAAGGCTCACACGAACAAAGGAGCTTGGACCAAAGAAGAAGATGATCGCCTCATTGCTTATATCCGAGCTCACGGTGAAGGCTGCTGGCGCTCGCTGCCCAAAGCCGCCGGCCTTCTTCGCTGCGGCAAGAGCTGTAGGCTGCGGTGGATCAACTACCTCAGACCGGACCTCAAGCGCGGCAACTTCACTGAAGAAGAAGATGAGCTCATCATCAAGCTCCATAGCCTCCTTGGGAACAA ATGGTCTTTGATTGCCGGGAGACTGCCGGGAAGAACAGACAATGAGATAAAGAATTACTGGAATACCCATATAAGAAGGAAGCTTTTGACAAGAGGTATAGACCCTGCAACTCACAGGCCACTCAATGAAACAACAACTCCTACTACTCAGGACTCTGCCACAACCACCACTACTATCTCTTTTGCTGCTTCTTCTGCTATTAAAGAAGAAGATCAGAAAATCAGCACCAGTAGTATTGGGATTGTGAGCAGCAGAGACTCACTGATTAGCCCAGTTCAAGAAAAGTGTCCAGATTTGAATCTTGAGCTTAGAATTAGTCCTCCTAGCCAGATCAAACCAGCTGATCAGTCTTTGAAGAGTGGAGGAAGAAGGGCTTTCTGCTTTTCTTGCAGTATGGGGTTAAAGGACTCAAAGAGTTGCAGTAGCTGTGGGATTGATAATATTGGTGCCACCAGTGCTGGCACTAGTAATATTGCTTATGATTTCTTGGGGTTGAAAAATGGGGTGTTGGATTACAGAAGCTTGGAGATGAAATAA